The stretch of DNA GTTATGCGGCTGGTGCACACCCAGGAGCCGGGGGAGTGGCTGGAACTCTTGCTGGAGCCGGGCTCCCTCTACATCCTTAGGTACCTCCAGCCAGGCAGCACCCACCCCTCCAAGAATGTGCCATCCGCCCACCCTGTGCCCTGGGTACTTTCCCTCAATCCAGCCCTCCCCGAAGACGCCTTTACCCCACGTGTGggaggcagcagggggctggaATCCAGGTCTGCCTGGAGCAGGGGCTGCCCTCCTTGCACCCAGTCACAGCCTGTTTCCTCCTGCAGGGGCTCAGCCCGTTATGACTTCTCCCATGAGATCCTTCGGGATGAAGAGTCCTTCTTTGGGGAACGCCGGATTCCCCGGGGCCGGCGCATCTCCGTGATCTGCCGCTCCCTCCCTGAGGGCATGGGGCCAGGGGAGTCTGGACAGCCGCCCCCAGCCTGCTGACCCCCAGCTTTCTACAGACACCAGATTTGTGAATAAAGTTGGGGAATGGACAGCCTAACTGGGACATTGCAGTGGCTGCTTGCGGGGGCCGGGATCTGCAGGGGAACCCAGGATGGCACTGGCCCATAGGGAGCTCCAGGTGTGGCTGGCTGGACACATGGTCAAGGTCACGAGGCCGGGAGAGTGGTGTCCTTTATTGCACTCACTGCTGGTCGCCCCAGCCCACTCGCCTCCTCGTTGTCTCTGCATCCAGGTCTCCAATAAATAAGTCAGCCGAGCTCCCCCAGCACTGCAGCTCCTGGGTGCCAGGCTGGGCACCCTCAGCCACCACAGCCGCAGGCAGCTGCCGAGAGCTGGGGCAGCTGCTGCCAGCGGTGGCGGTCGTCGAGGAAGGCCACGTCGGTGTAGCGAGTGGGCCGGCAGCAGGGCCCGCCGTgggctcggccctggccctgcagCCGGGCCAGCGCCAGGCCATGCTGGGTGCGGGCACCACGGGGGCAGCTGCCGGCGCAGTAGCGGAAGATGACCTTCTCCTCTGAGGCGTAGCCCAGGCCTAGCTCTGCCACGGACAGGGTCAGGCTCCACAGCTGGCATGGACCAGACGGGGCTCGGCGCAGGCGGGCAAGGgggcggtgggtgcctgtgggAGGGAAGGGCGCTGACAGTGagcagggtcagggctggggaaAGTTGGGAAGTCACAGAGGGTCCCTGGGAGTCCTTACCCAGCCAGGTCCCTCCAGCCTTTGCCACCTGTTCAGACGAGAACTCTCCATCGGCCACGGGAACCCCACGGGCATCAGGGCCCCAGCCCTGTCCCAGCTGCAGGGACAGGAGCAGCAGAGAGCCCAGCAGGAACTTCCCTACGGCCATTGTGACGGGCAGGTCCTGAGGGTGGGAGCTGTGCCCCAAATTTATGCCCTGCCTGGGCTGGGAGCTAACCTCTTCACTGCCGGCCCCTGCAGCCAGGAGGCCCCACGTCTGCACCAGCCCATCTCCTGCGCCCTCGAATCCAGGCATCTGCTCCTTCTGCCCCACACCCCACCCTTCTAAGAGTTAAGGGCTCACCCCCAGCCTACCCCACCCCGACATTCCACACAGCCATTTCCGACGCCCCAGACACCCCCTGATTTACGAGTGCTGTGCTGGCGGCCAGGGCAGGCAACTGGTGTTCCCCCTGACCTGCTGCCTGGAGCGGAAGTCAGGGGGCTTCATGGGACCCCAGTGGGGTCCCTCCCCACTAAGTCAGGGTGCTAGGGCTCAGGATCCCCCACGTGTGTCATGTGCCAGGTGGAGCATATGTGAGTGCTGGGAAAGGTGGCTTGGCAGGGGACTGAGTCCACGGGAACCCTctatggtggctcccgcctggaGGATTAGGACATCATGCCCCTGTCTCCGGGCCTGGCTGAGCCAGCATCAAAACAGGAAAAGGGAGAGGCCTGGGGACAGCCAAGGGTGGGGTCACAAGGGGACAGGGACGCCTGTCTTGGGAAGGCCAACCTGAGACCCCTATAACTGCAGCCCCATCCTGGGATCTGAGCATGTCAGAGCCCCCGGGGCGATGGAGGCTGTCCAGGTCATGGTAACGTCTAGCACGATGCAGACAGATAAGGGCTCTCGAGGCTTCCATACCCAGCCCCGTGTGAGCCCAGTCCCCTCACCGGTACAGGGGAGCTCCTCAGAACCCCTCCTACTCGGCTTGGTGAGGAAAGAGATGGGCACTTAGAGTGTAAGGCAGTGCCCGTAGCTTCGAatgcaaaaacaagcaaacagctTGTGATTGTCCGAAGGGGTGCTTGACTCTAAGCACCCACAAGATTGGGGAAAATCAGAAAACCCTCACACACAACCCGTGTGACCCAGGTGCACCCTGTGCTGTTGGTGGGGGTATAAATTGCTAGCAGCTCTTTGGATAAGCAGCTGCTACTGGGGAATTGTAAATTACACCCTCTGCCCTAGGAGCCCTGTTTGTGGGGTTCCTTCCACACAGGCAAGTGAAACAACCGGCACAGGGACATCTGATGCCTTTTTCATATTAGGAAAGTCTGGAAGTGGCCTCAACTCCATCCACGGGGGATTGCTTCGATGATTATGTTGTGATTTTTCTTACTGAAGTGCTTATTGAGATAATTTTCCGATGGAAAGAAAAGCCtgggcttggcgtggtggctcatgcctcgggaggctgaggcgggtggattacctgaggtcaggagtttgagaccagcttgaccaacatggtgaaatccatctctattaaaaatacaaaaattagctgggcatgatggtgggcacctgtaatcccagctactcgggaggctgaggcaggagaattgcttgaacctgagaggtggaggttgcagtgagctgagattgtgccattgcactcaaacctgggtgacagagtgagactgtctcaaaaaagcctggccgggcccagtggctcatgcctataatcccagcactttgggagggtgaggtgggaggatctcttgaggtcgggagtttgagaccagccaggccaacatggcgaatccctgtctctaatgaaaatacaaaaattaggccgggcgcagtggctcacgcctgtaatcccagcactttgggaggccgaggtgggcagatcacctgagctcaagagttcaagaccagcctggtcaacatggtgaaactccatctctattaaaaaattagctgggcatagtcccagctactcgggaggctgaggcaggagaatcgcttggaacccaggaggcagaggctgcagtgagccaagattgcaccactgcactccagcctgggcagcagcatgaaactccgtctcagaaataaacccaaaaaacaaattagctggaccGTGGTGGGGCGTGcccatcatcccagctactcaggagactgaggtaggagaattgcttgaacccaggaggcggaggctgcagtgagcggagatcatgtcactgcactccagcctaggcgacagagcgagaccccatctcaaaaaaaaaaaaaaaaaaagcctgaagtcACCGAGAATTAAGCAACGGTCCTGGTATTTGAACCCAGGTCCTCCATGAATGCAAAACCCCTGCTCCTAACCACAGGGCCTCACCACCCAGCCTCCTTAGATGAAGGCCCAGGCAGTGGGGATGGCTGGGGCGAAACTGCTGAGGCAGCGGCTCCCTCCAGAGCTGCCTCCCTGCTGCCCAAGAAGGCCTggtgggagaagggggagggaggttGGCCTGAACTGGGACATTCCGAGGAATTAGCCGGACATCTCAGGCATTCCTGCTCGGCAGCCAAGGGCTGCAGAACTGGGTGGGGAAGACTTCCACCTGCAAGTTTCCAACCACCGGCAAGACAGAAGGGATCGCCCGGAAGATGGGTTCAAAAGTAGTGGCTGCAGGCAAATTCCATTTCCAGCCATATTAATGTTTCCAGCCACattttccagttccatttccaggAACTGGAAAAGCCCTCCCTTACAGAATGCCTGGCAATGCCAGATCAAATATATGCATGACCGAGCTTGTAAGAAGGCAGAAGCCCCCTGAAACATCACTGGGAACCTGAAACATAGGGACCCGCAATCGGGGCGGTGGGGGGGTTGGCTTTGGTGGCCACCTGCAAGCTGAGAACCACACACAAAA from Gorilla gorilla gorilla isolate KB3781 chromosome 20, NHGRI_mGorGor1-v2.1_pri, whole genome shotgun sequence encodes:
- the PSPN gene encoding persephin is translated as MPGFEGAGDGLVQTWGLLAAGAGSEEVSSQPRQGINLGHSSHPQDLPVTMAVGKFLLGSLLLLSLQLGQGWGPDARGVPVADGEFSSEQVAKAGGTWLGTHRPLARLRRAPSGPCQLWSLTLSVAELGLGYASEEKVIFRYCAGSCPRGARTQHGLALARLQGQGRAHGGPCCRPTRYTDVAFLDDRHRWQQLPQLSAAACGCGG